One Triticum dicoccoides isolate Atlit2015 ecotype Zavitan chromosome 5B, WEW_v2.0, whole genome shotgun sequence genomic window carries:
- the LOC119306015 gene encoding putative zinc finger protein At1g68190 yields the protein MCWYMNEECHHSAHAIIMADRHQPIPPSACSNCVTERALVFCFADGARLCLQCDAALHGASALASLHRRAPLCDACVVAPAALRYQVGGHRATLCTDCADRLALPDGGASLVQEYTGCPTPAEILRILSVEAPSSQDDFDAWLADVLPQFLQEIQ from the exons ATGTGCTGGTACATGAATGAGGAGTGCCATCACTCTGCACACGCCATCATAATGGCGGACCGCCACCAGCCGATCCCGCCGTCCGCGTGCAGCAACTGCGTCACCGAGCGCGCCCTCGTCTTCTGCTTCGCCGACGGCGCCAGGCTCTGCCTCCAGTGCGACGCCGCCCTGCACGGCGCCAGCGCGCTCGCGAGCCTCCACCGGCGCGCCCCGCTCTGCGACGCCTGCGTCGTCGCGCCCGCCGCGCTCCGCTACCAAGTCGGCGGCCACCGGGCCACGCTCTGCACCGACTGCGCCGACCGCCTCGCCCTGCCGGACGGCGGCGCCTCCCTCGTGCAAGAGTACACCGGCTGCCCCACGCCCGCCGAGATCCTCCGCATCCTCTCCGTCGAAGCGCCGTCCTCGCAGGATGACTTCGACGCCTGGCTCGCCGACGTCCTCCCACAATTCCTACAGGAGATTCAG TGA
- the LOC119309952 gene encoding protein SPT2 homolog — translation MAEFGEEDLAVAAAKILLSLRSRNLVRWPEWIARPYDGLQRPEEAELPPIPEGWRKRPRSRLPARAEGTACLPSLKSPSERPGRPVLGGSGACSGEEEEEEEEEERAWSAPKPKRLSFTARRPEVPPHYFSGSATGSGPSTSGADRARSRRRARVSEKATAASVESSPETPFDFANAAGSGASSSGDEAARPTAAQGSGGGGGPSSGTEGRGSPTKRSRTDLAAGEAAATEAKAEEHKIKEDYRDEKGHLLFDLNEAWGGN, via the exons AtggcggagttcggagaggaggacCTGGCCGTCGCGGCCGCCAAGATTCTGCTCAGCCTCCGGAGCAGGAACCTCGTGCGGTGGCCGGAGTGGATCGCCCGGCCGTACGACGGTCTCCAGCGGCCAGAGGAGGCCGAGCTGCCGCCGATCCCGGAGGGATGGCGGAAGCGGCCGCGGTCGCGGCTGCCTGCGCGGGCTGAAGGAACCGCGTGTCTGCCGTCGCTGAAGAGCCCCTCCGAGCGGCCGGGGCGCCCCGTTCTCGGCGGATCCGGCGCGtgttccggcgaggaggaggaggaggaggaggaggaggagagggcgtgGTCTGCCCCGAAGCCGAAGCGCCTGTCTTTCACCGCGCGGAGGCCGGAGGTACCGCCGCACTACTTCTCAGGCTCGGCAACCGGGTCCGGCCCTTCCACGAGCGGCGCCGACCGGGCGCGGTCGCGGCGACGGGCGCGCGTGAGCGAGAAGGCGACTGCCGCCAGCGTGGAGTCGAGCCCGGAGACGCCCTTCGACTTCGCCAACGCCGCCGGATCGGGAGCGTCCTCGAGCGGTGACGAAGCAGCGCGGCCGACGGCGGCGCAGGGGTCGGGCGGAGGCGGAGGGCCGTCAAGCGGCACCGAGGGGCGCGGCTCGCCGACGAAGCGCTCGCGGACGGACCTCGCCGCCGGCGAAGCTGCGGCGACCGAGGCTAAAGCGGAG gagcacaagatcaaggaggattACCGGGACGAGAAGGGCCACCTGCTGTTCGACCTCAACGAAGCTTGGGGTGGTAACTAA